One genomic window of Arachis stenosperma cultivar V10309 chromosome 10, arast.V10309.gnm1.PFL2, whole genome shotgun sequence includes the following:
- the LOC130956429 gene encoding nodulation receptor kinase-like isoform X2 → MFLVNSVIHEDGFKIRLQGVIGLVFSNVLQMQIGLAYLHSFLEQSIIHRDMKSSNILLDHSMCAKVADFGFSKYAPQEGDSAVSLEVKGTAGYLDPEYYTTQQLFAKSDVFSFSVVLLEIVSGREPLNIHRPRNEWSLIEWAL, encoded by the exons ATG TTTCTGGTGAACTCTGTGATCCATGAAGATGGATTTAAGATCCGGTTACAAG GGGTTATTGGGCTTGTTTTCAGCAACGTTCTTCAGATGCAGATAG GTTTGGCATATTTGCACTCGTTCCTTGAGCAATCTATAATTCACAGGGATATGAAATCAAGTAATATACTTTTGGATCACAGCATGTGTGCTAAGGTTGCAGATTTTGGTTTTTCAAAATATGCTCCACAGGAAGGAGACAGTGCTGTTTCGCTTGAAGTAAAAGGAACTGCAGGATATCTTGACCCTGA GTACTACACAACCCAGCAATTATTTGCAAAGAGTGATGTCTTCAGCTTTAGTGTGGTTCTTCTTGAAATTGTGAGTGGCCGGGAGCCTCTCAATATCCACAGACCGCGAAATGAGTGGAGTTTGATTGAATGG GCATTATAG
- the LOC130956429 gene encoding nodulation receptor kinase-like isoform X1: MFLVNSVIHEDGFKIRLQGVIGLVFSNVLQMQIGLAYLHSFLEQSIIHRDMKSSNILLDHSMCAKVADFGFSKYAPQEGDSAVSLEVKGTAGYLDPEYYTTQQLFAKSDVFSFSVVLLEIVSGREPLNIHRPRNEWSLIEWMFVGIIDDGLLRN, from the exons ATG TTTCTGGTGAACTCTGTGATCCATGAAGATGGATTTAAGATCCGGTTACAAG GGGTTATTGGGCTTGTTTTCAGCAACGTTCTTCAGATGCAGATAG GTTTGGCATATTTGCACTCGTTCCTTGAGCAATCTATAATTCACAGGGATATGAAATCAAGTAATATACTTTTGGATCACAGCATGTGTGCTAAGGTTGCAGATTTTGGTTTTTCAAAATATGCTCCACAGGAAGGAGACAGTGCTGTTTCGCTTGAAGTAAAAGGAACTGCAGGATATCTTGACCCTGA GTACTACACAACCCAGCAATTATTTGCAAAGAGTGATGTCTTCAGCTTTAGTGTGGTTCTTCTTGAAATTGTGAGTGGCCGGGAGCCTCTCAATATCCACAGACCGCGAAATGAGTGGAGTTTGATTGAATGG ATGTTTGTAGGCATTATAGATGATGGGTTGCTGAGAAACTAG